The Carassius gibelio isolate Cgi1373 ecotype wild population from Czech Republic chromosome A24, carGib1.2-hapl.c, whole genome shotgun sequence genome window below encodes:
- the LOC127945872 gene encoding cytochrome c oxidase subunit 6B1 → MAEDIQQKLEKYRTAPFDARFPNQNQTRNCWQNYVDFYRCQKALDAKGVDTAPCDWYKRVYKSLCPLSWIEKWDTQREDGTFPGKI, encoded by the exons ATGGCCGAAGACATTCAGCAGAAACTGGAGAAGTACCGCACGGCGCCCTTCGACGCGCGCTTCCCGAACCAGAACCAGACCAGAAACTGCTGGCAGAACTACGTGG ATTTTTATCGCTGCCAAAAAGCTCTGGATGCCAAAGGTGTGGACACCGCTCCATGTGACTGGTACAAGAGGGTCTACAAATCTCTCTGCCCTCTATCCTGG ATTGAGAAATGGGACACTCAGAGGGAAGACGGAACATTTCCAGGAAAGATCTGA